A single region of the Melospiza melodia melodia isolate bMelMel2 unplaced genomic scaffold, bMelMel2.pri scaffold_322, whole genome shotgun sequence genome encodes:
- the LOC134434207 gene encoding class I histocompatibility antigen, F10 alpha chain-like: MAAALGLGLLLGLLGDPGGATKVLHSLHYLQVAVSEPSPGIPQYMDIGFVDGIPFTRYNSERGQEEPLTQWMKDGVEPEYWERETQTSVRNQHINARSLENLRERYNQSGGLHTLLRVYGCELLSDGSVRGSWQYGYDGRDFISFDLESRRFVPADSAAEITRRRWEQDGTMAEGRTNYLKHECPEWLQKYIRYGQKELERKEPPDVHVSGREEHGTLILSCHAYGFYPNTIAVSWMKGGETLDQETEWGGIVPNSDGTFHTWARIEALPEEREQYRCRVEHPGLPEPGIFAWEPTSGRNLTVVVAVSVIAAILILIVLIGFSIWKLQSGRRDRNGYNPAAGKDVGANGLSTGIAA, translated from the exons ATGGCTGCAGCGCTGggtctggggctgctcttggggcTCCTGGGGGACCCGGGGGGCGCGACCAAAG TTCTCCACTCCCTGCATTACCTGCAAGTGGCGGTGTCAGAGCCCAGCCCGGGAATCCCCCAGTACATGGATATTGGGTTTGTGGATGGGATCCCCTTCACGCGCTACAACAGCGAGAGGGGCCAGGAGGAGCCGCTGACACAGTGGATGAAGGATGGAGTCGAGCCGGAATATTGGGAGAGGGAGACCCAGACTAGTGTGAGGAACCAGCACATCAATGCCAGGAGCCTGGAGAACCTGCGGGAGCGGTACAACCAGAGCGGGG GTCTCCACACATTGTTGCGAGTTTATGGCTGTGAGCTCCTGTCCGATGGGAGCGTCCGTGGGTCCTGGCAGTATGGCTACGATGGGCGAGATTTCATCTCCTTTGATCTGGAATCCAGGAGATTTGTGCCGGCCGACAGCGCTGCTGAGATCACCAGGAGGCGCTGGGAACAGGATGGGACCATGGCTGAGGGGAGGACGAATTACCTGAAGCACGAATGCCCCGAATGGCTCCAGAAATACATCAGATACGGGCAGAAGGAGCTGGAGCGCAAAG AGCCCCCTGATGTCCACGTGTCCGGAAGAGAGGAACACGGGACGCTGATCCTGTCCTGCCACGCGTATGGATTCTACCCCAACACCATCGCAGTCAGCTGGATGAAGGGGGGTGAAACCTTGGATCAGGAGACGGAGTGGGGCGGGATCGTTCCCAACAGCGACGGCACCTTCCACACCTGGGCCAGGATCGAGGCGCTGCCGGAGGAGCGGGAGCAGTACCGGTGCAGGGTGGAGCATCCCGGACTGCCGGAGCCCGGGATCTTCGCTTGGG AGCCGACATCTGGCAGGAATCTCACTGTGGTGGTTGCTGTGTCCGTCATCGctgccatcctcatcctcatcgtcCTCATCGGATTCAGCATCTGGAAGCTCCAATCCG GGAGGAGGGACAGGAATGGATACAACCCTGCAGCCG GAAAAGACGTGGGAGCC